Proteins from a genomic interval of Neodiprion lecontei isolate iyNeoLeco1 chromosome 2, iyNeoLeco1.1, whole genome shotgun sequence:
- the LOC107220438 gene encoding uncharacterized protein LOC107220438 isoform X2, with amino-acid sequence MGQAWCKERTTKAQDSKSPLDRVFVRCAHQIYPSLKQDGSVLGGATQRVTSSEIGYAGSPPREALTRGQSVDSIDRPFHPSEWVDVNLEVPSTPSSVITNLTANTSVYPTTTLSSTASNLKHNITPIPPPRRRRKNRGRPLPPKPDDVIVETHKNGKVKKVEPLYSSVKSSKEREALKSKENILGVSESKNASKNSGENEPKSHGDEEKGSRTNDRNADRESKEVDTKRISEGTGAEPEDRKTAEDLDNEGERKSNNQRKNNGGIEDVGDVNGKRENSDEEYEKFSKSREMKSSSTPIGSHKENERESSNGRNFREFVTQPIVDEDDILNVDYHRQKNYSTVSLPNYDELEVVKKEVEKNNDKDAIPELVTPKKPDRTRNVSTTSLPIAETVSSLPQEVTERLEQYMTRCRSFGSLQPQEILEKLTAHGEQNESSEEDDWDGLDDWDLGTVEYHDPSDERPPWEPRSRLDKRKASIPKFTVGGSEIIAKKKMETRATTAVDVDKESKLPAEGEATKNESTRTLKVDEKPSAIHRNASFEIPKSPNSLKSALKAEASRKISMPTKLSSEEPSSPLEEWFSAQERSVRFFDAPKLEEEYANTPGHRPVKPSGDRNPEAEYDTKRYPFNGVFPGPLDIDTFFATSGDFGGTTNSSDVPGPPKVLTRSLSNESEPFEGYEEKELTLDIQSQPSSISKLSRTISDESLPGEMSGINDSHGENIAGDKSGTGEPGSNSKDSKTPPPSPEPKIRAEIFDNQGLPGVRPTSLKISREDEGGSNLSSMTPSLTELEAALSDMLEKADLDEPRPGFSHDDHVEDSADSNLRHVEVVAKSTDEKPVASKNCPAPIEDEVGLGSGEEGDLFVPRQRKNNAKISLGQILTDGGSQVTGERVLGNVESVSPAGKSSPRRKMAVTTSKNPFEESDEDQEETSQASKIAHPVNPFDVEPPEKPSRLHKIVLDQSSPEPTDLPTPPQRKNKHGASSPTTKTAPNHQDSEFPIRDSAPHPNDRLI; translated from the exons atttatcCGTCTTTGAAACAAGATGGCTCGGTATTGGGTGGTGCGACGCAACGAGTCACTAG CTCTGAGATCGGGTACGCGGGTTCGCCGCCAAGGGAGGCCTTGACTCGGGGTCAGAGCGTGGATTCCATCGATAGGCCGTTCCATCCTAGCGAGTGGGTCGACGTTAACTTGGAAGTGCCGAGTACTCCGAGTTCCGTAATTACGAACCTAACCGCAAACACGAGCGTTTACCCCACGACGACGCTGTCGTCGACAG CCTCCAATTTGAAGCACAATATCACGCCGATCCCGCCACCCAGGCGTAGACGAAAGAATCGGGGTCGTCCGCTACCCCCGAAACCGGACGATGTAATCGTCGAGACGcacaaaaatggaaaggtgAAGAAAGTTGAGCCGCTTTATTCATCGGTTAAGTCGTCGAAGGAGAGAGAGGCTTTGAAGAGCAAAGAGAACATTCTCGGAGTATCAGAGTCGAAGAATGCAAGTAAGAACAGCGGCGAAAATGAGCCGAAGAGTCACGGCGACGAAGAGAAGGGTAGTAGGACAAACGATCGTAATGCGGATCGCGAGTCCAAG GAGGTCGATACCAAGAGGATTTCAGAAGGTACGGGAGCAGAGCCCGAGGACAGGAAAACAGCGGAAGACCTTGATAATGAGGGGGAGCGAAAGAGCAACAATCAGCGTAAAAACAACGGTGGCATCGAGGACGTAGGGGATGTTAACGGGAAGCGGGAAAACTCGGACGAGgagtacgaaaaattttcaaagagcagaGAGATGAAAAGCTCGTCAACTCCAATAGGATCGCACAAAGAAAATGAGAGAGAATCAAGTAACGGGAGAAATTTCCGAGAGTTTGTAACACAGCCAATAGTCGACGAGGACGACATTCTTAACGTTGATTATCACAGGCAAAAAAACTACAGCACTGTTAGCCTACCGAACTACGATGAACTCGAGGTGGTGAAGAAGGAGgtcgaaaaaaataacgacaaGGACGCGATCCCCGAGCTGGTCACCCCGAAGAAGCCCGACCGAACGAGGAACGTGAGCACGACGTCCCTTCCGATTGCGGAAACAGTCTCGTCTCTGCCTCAG GAGGTTACGGAACGCCTCGAGCAGTACATGACGAGGTGCCGCAGCTTCGGGAGTCTCCAGCCTCAGGAGATACTCGAAAAGCTGACGGCTCACGGTGAACAGAATGAGAGCTCCGAGGAGGACGACTGGGATGGACTCGATGACTGGGATCTGGGAACCGTGGAGTACCACGATCCCAGCGACGAAAGACCGCCTTGGGAGCCGAGGTCTCGGTTGGATAAGAGGAAG GCTAGCATACCGAAGTTTACAGTAGGTGGCAGCGAGATTATcgcgaaaaaaaagatggaaacCCGGGCAACGACAGCAGTCGATGTTGACAAGGAGTCCAAGTTGCCGGCGGAAGGTGAAGCGACGAAGAACGAGAGTACCAGGACTTTGAAGGTGGACGAGAAACCATCGGCCATTCACCGAAACGCCTCGTTCGAGATACCGAAGTCACCGAATTCGTTGAAATCCGCACTCAAGGCCGAGGCAAGCAGGAAGATTTCAATGCCGACGAAGCTCTCGTCCGAAGAACCGAGCAGCCCCCTTGAAGAATGGTTCTCTGCCCAGGAAAG GTCCGTTAGATTCTTCGACGCTCCGAAACTCGAAGAAGAATACGCTAACACCCCGGGACACAGGCCGGTGAAGCCTTCCGGTGATCGAAACCCGGAGGCCGAGTACGACACGAAGAGGTACCCGTTCAACGGGGTCTTTCCGGGCCCCCTCGACATCGACACGTTCTTCGCAACGTCCGGGGATTTTGGTGGGACGACGA ATTCCAGTGACGTTCCGGGTCCCCCAAAGGTCTTGACTCGGTCTCTGTCGAACGAGAGCGAGCCTTTCGAGGGATACGAGGAGAAGGAACTGACGCTCGACATCCAGTCGCAGCCTTCATCGATCAGCAAACTCTCGAGGACAATATCGGACGAGTCTCTTCCGGGGGAAATGTCCGGAATCAACGATTCGCACGGCGAAAATATCGCTGGCGACAAGTCGGGAACTGGTGAGCCAGGGTCGAACTCAAAGGACTCGAAAACGCCACCGCCTAGTCCGGAGCCAAAAATAAGAGCGGAGATCTTTGACAATCAAGGTTTACCCGGAGTCAGGCCCACCAGCCTTAAGATCTCCCGGGAAGACGAGGGTGGCAGCAATCTCAGTTCCATGACGCCGAGTCTCACTGAACTCGAGGCTGCGCTATCTGACATGCTCGAGAAGGCGGACCTGGACGAACCTCGCCCTGGCTTCAGCCACGACGATCACGTCGAAGATTCCGCGGACTCGAATCTGCGTCATGTCGAGGTAGTCGCTAAATCGACCGATGAAAAGCCTGTCGCGTCAAAAAATTGTCCAGCACCGATAGAGGACGAGGTCGGCCTGGGATCGGGTGAGGAGGGTGATCTATTCGTTCCTCGACAACGGAAGAACAACGCGAAGATCAGCTTGGGCCAGATTTTGACCGATGGAGGGAGTCAGGTGACGGGTGAAAGGGTGCTCGGTAACGTGGAGTCAGTATCACCGGCTGGCAAATCTTCTCCGCGACGGAAAATGGCCGTCACTACGAGTAAGAACCCTTTCGAAGAGTCCGACGAGGATCAGGAGGAGACGTCTCAGGCTTCGAAGATCGCTCACCCCGTAAACCCTTTCGACGTTGAACCGCCGGAGAAGCCGAGCCGACTGCATAAGATTGTCTTGGATCAGAGCAGCCCCGAACCTACCGATCTCCCGACCCCACCCCAGAGGAAAAACAAACATGGCGCTTCAAGCCCAACGACAAAAACTGCCCCGAATCACCAGGACAGCGAGTTTCCTATCAGAGATTCAGCCCCGCATCCCAATGACAGGTTAATCTGA
- the LOC107220438 gene encoding uncharacterized protein LOC107220438 isoform X1, with protein MMSKVESSSVPSKTIGLPFTSVKRLGKFNIGIWRVNGRNKNFPNGPGCQIYPSLKQDGSVLGGATQRVTSSEIGYAGSPPREALTRGQSVDSIDRPFHPSEWVDVNLEVPSTPSSVITNLTANTSVYPTTTLSSTASNLKHNITPIPPPRRRRKNRGRPLPPKPDDVIVETHKNGKVKKVEPLYSSVKSSKEREALKSKENILGVSESKNASKNSGENEPKSHGDEEKGSRTNDRNADRESKEVDTKRISEGTGAEPEDRKTAEDLDNEGERKSNNQRKNNGGIEDVGDVNGKRENSDEEYEKFSKSREMKSSSTPIGSHKENERESSNGRNFREFVTQPIVDEDDILNVDYHRQKNYSTVSLPNYDELEVVKKEVEKNNDKDAIPELVTPKKPDRTRNVSTTSLPIAETVSSLPQEVTERLEQYMTRCRSFGSLQPQEILEKLTAHGEQNESSEEDDWDGLDDWDLGTVEYHDPSDERPPWEPRSRLDKRKASIPKFTVGGSEIIAKKKMETRATTAVDVDKESKLPAEGEATKNESTRTLKVDEKPSAIHRNASFEIPKSPNSLKSALKAEASRKISMPTKLSSEEPSSPLEEWFSAQERSVRFFDAPKLEEEYANTPGHRPVKPSGDRNPEAEYDTKRYPFNGVFPGPLDIDTFFATSGDFGGTTNSSDVPGPPKVLTRSLSNESEPFEGYEEKELTLDIQSQPSSISKLSRTISDESLPGEMSGINDSHGENIAGDKSGTGEPGSNSKDSKTPPPSPEPKIRAEIFDNQGLPGVRPTSLKISREDEGGSNLSSMTPSLTELEAALSDMLEKADLDEPRPGFSHDDHVEDSADSNLRHVEVVAKSTDEKPVASKNCPAPIEDEVGLGSGEEGDLFVPRQRKNNAKISLGQILTDGGSQVTGERVLGNVESVSPAGKSSPRRKMAVTTSKNPFEESDEDQEETSQASKIAHPVNPFDVEPPEKPSRLHKIVLDQSSPEPTDLPTPPQRKNKHGASSPTTKTAPNHQDSEFPIRDSAPHPNDRLI; from the exons ATGATGTCGAAGGTCGAGTCCTCTTCCGTACCATCAAAAACCATTGGCCTACCGTTTACGAGCGTGAAAAGGTTGGGGAAATTTAATATCGGGATATGGAGAGTAAACGGACGAAACAAGAACTTTCCCAATGGCCCTGGATGCCAG atttatcCGTCTTTGAAACAAGATGGCTCGGTATTGGGTGGTGCGACGCAACGAGTCACTAG CTCTGAGATCGGGTACGCGGGTTCGCCGCCAAGGGAGGCCTTGACTCGGGGTCAGAGCGTGGATTCCATCGATAGGCCGTTCCATCCTAGCGAGTGGGTCGACGTTAACTTGGAAGTGCCGAGTACTCCGAGTTCCGTAATTACGAACCTAACCGCAAACACGAGCGTTTACCCCACGACGACGCTGTCGTCGACAG CCTCCAATTTGAAGCACAATATCACGCCGATCCCGCCACCCAGGCGTAGACGAAAGAATCGGGGTCGTCCGCTACCCCCGAAACCGGACGATGTAATCGTCGAGACGcacaaaaatggaaaggtgAAGAAAGTTGAGCCGCTTTATTCATCGGTTAAGTCGTCGAAGGAGAGAGAGGCTTTGAAGAGCAAAGAGAACATTCTCGGAGTATCAGAGTCGAAGAATGCAAGTAAGAACAGCGGCGAAAATGAGCCGAAGAGTCACGGCGACGAAGAGAAGGGTAGTAGGACAAACGATCGTAATGCGGATCGCGAGTCCAAG GAGGTCGATACCAAGAGGATTTCAGAAGGTACGGGAGCAGAGCCCGAGGACAGGAAAACAGCGGAAGACCTTGATAATGAGGGGGAGCGAAAGAGCAACAATCAGCGTAAAAACAACGGTGGCATCGAGGACGTAGGGGATGTTAACGGGAAGCGGGAAAACTCGGACGAGgagtacgaaaaattttcaaagagcagaGAGATGAAAAGCTCGTCAACTCCAATAGGATCGCACAAAGAAAATGAGAGAGAATCAAGTAACGGGAGAAATTTCCGAGAGTTTGTAACACAGCCAATAGTCGACGAGGACGACATTCTTAACGTTGATTATCACAGGCAAAAAAACTACAGCACTGTTAGCCTACCGAACTACGATGAACTCGAGGTGGTGAAGAAGGAGgtcgaaaaaaataacgacaaGGACGCGATCCCCGAGCTGGTCACCCCGAAGAAGCCCGACCGAACGAGGAACGTGAGCACGACGTCCCTTCCGATTGCGGAAACAGTCTCGTCTCTGCCTCAG GAGGTTACGGAACGCCTCGAGCAGTACATGACGAGGTGCCGCAGCTTCGGGAGTCTCCAGCCTCAGGAGATACTCGAAAAGCTGACGGCTCACGGTGAACAGAATGAGAGCTCCGAGGAGGACGACTGGGATGGACTCGATGACTGGGATCTGGGAACCGTGGAGTACCACGATCCCAGCGACGAAAGACCGCCTTGGGAGCCGAGGTCTCGGTTGGATAAGAGGAAG GCTAGCATACCGAAGTTTACAGTAGGTGGCAGCGAGATTATcgcgaaaaaaaagatggaaacCCGGGCAACGACAGCAGTCGATGTTGACAAGGAGTCCAAGTTGCCGGCGGAAGGTGAAGCGACGAAGAACGAGAGTACCAGGACTTTGAAGGTGGACGAGAAACCATCGGCCATTCACCGAAACGCCTCGTTCGAGATACCGAAGTCACCGAATTCGTTGAAATCCGCACTCAAGGCCGAGGCAAGCAGGAAGATTTCAATGCCGACGAAGCTCTCGTCCGAAGAACCGAGCAGCCCCCTTGAAGAATGGTTCTCTGCCCAGGAAAG GTCCGTTAGATTCTTCGACGCTCCGAAACTCGAAGAAGAATACGCTAACACCCCGGGACACAGGCCGGTGAAGCCTTCCGGTGATCGAAACCCGGAGGCCGAGTACGACACGAAGAGGTACCCGTTCAACGGGGTCTTTCCGGGCCCCCTCGACATCGACACGTTCTTCGCAACGTCCGGGGATTTTGGTGGGACGACGA ATTCCAGTGACGTTCCGGGTCCCCCAAAGGTCTTGACTCGGTCTCTGTCGAACGAGAGCGAGCCTTTCGAGGGATACGAGGAGAAGGAACTGACGCTCGACATCCAGTCGCAGCCTTCATCGATCAGCAAACTCTCGAGGACAATATCGGACGAGTCTCTTCCGGGGGAAATGTCCGGAATCAACGATTCGCACGGCGAAAATATCGCTGGCGACAAGTCGGGAACTGGTGAGCCAGGGTCGAACTCAAAGGACTCGAAAACGCCACCGCCTAGTCCGGAGCCAAAAATAAGAGCGGAGATCTTTGACAATCAAGGTTTACCCGGAGTCAGGCCCACCAGCCTTAAGATCTCCCGGGAAGACGAGGGTGGCAGCAATCTCAGTTCCATGACGCCGAGTCTCACTGAACTCGAGGCTGCGCTATCTGACATGCTCGAGAAGGCGGACCTGGACGAACCTCGCCCTGGCTTCAGCCACGACGATCACGTCGAAGATTCCGCGGACTCGAATCTGCGTCATGTCGAGGTAGTCGCTAAATCGACCGATGAAAAGCCTGTCGCGTCAAAAAATTGTCCAGCACCGATAGAGGACGAGGTCGGCCTGGGATCGGGTGAGGAGGGTGATCTATTCGTTCCTCGACAACGGAAGAACAACGCGAAGATCAGCTTGGGCCAGATTTTGACCGATGGAGGGAGTCAGGTGACGGGTGAAAGGGTGCTCGGTAACGTGGAGTCAGTATCACCGGCTGGCAAATCTTCTCCGCGACGGAAAATGGCCGTCACTACGAGTAAGAACCCTTTCGAAGAGTCCGACGAGGATCAGGAGGAGACGTCTCAGGCTTCGAAGATCGCTCACCCCGTAAACCCTTTCGACGTTGAACCGCCGGAGAAGCCGAGCCGACTGCATAAGATTGTCTTGGATCAGAGCAGCCCCGAACCTACCGATCTCCCGACCCCACCCCAGAGGAAAAACAAACATGGCGCTTCAAGCCCAACGACAAAAACTGCCCCGAATCACCAGGACAGCGAGTTTCCTATCAGAGATTCAGCCCCGCATCCCAATGACAGGTTAATCTGA